One segment of Ipomoea triloba cultivar NCNSP0323 chromosome 12, ASM357664v1 DNA contains the following:
- the LOC115998375 gene encoding uncharacterized protein LOC115998375 isoform X6 encodes MLLVVDSSFLDINSRFICKGPIHKMLNNLAASFNIGSQSEKQSRSQICPAFILNLNCPKSCYDLTFEPSKTSVEFKDWDSVLTFIGDAVGCLWSGSKSADLSVKCEIGKKRRRALNSMGSQGTSPQSKKVTEECNNFHPSRENESPSHCGVVISLECSSGLSPLPHNVFSYGDNDLLGLNRSNKQLNYTFSSGWKSESPKIGVGTNRLLTDHMKFNKSPQLDDNSDVDEDVRKPFLQSCFLHRRLEPGETSLASDEGLEFKIEDHSKQNAFRADDRVVEEVNNINKVMSPRNVWDNEQADVLSFSKTTIQHDVQHQLNLLLGDSVNSSLNPELSYEEGLFLPDVIKPFQRSNSCLYSDSCISSPVPSNYLTGIPFKNIAHTISEDLVATCLEYKGNVRYDYLANKERKNWRYDIDKISIDPGKEECFFSSSKTLSSDVNDCGGSKENSSDFQEHDLYDPFSPMELSTDFQDHNQKDVFSPNSFNIFTDCINTWGEDGITNCSTSRHHASSIGFDCDSCTRVHPRNLSKMFDPSRRGRRSNSAPPLYRGRKKFLALSDSLTMTTGKVNLQTVHHCPGFPGSNNMKQILPSEVNGVNSSFSDDIPDVRIMKGDKGKGNNKCNIDSFEEFIPKEIQDPLDSGEKWQNSHPHLTSGSRLLHPKNQDAILDIASGILHLAGDSLIPRSLDKNCLESAKVLQQVDKKFIPIVASRTLALIDQHAADERIRLEELRRKVLSGELRRTNYLDSEQELFMPEIGFQLLHDYAEQIQNWGWICNVHSQGSRSFTRDLNIMHKQQAIATLLAVPCILGVNLSDVDLLEFLQQLADTDGSSTVPPSVHRVLNNKACRGAIMFGDALLPSECSLIVEELKQTSLCFQCAHGRPTTVPLVNLDALSEQIAKITSWSSSSCESWHGLRRHEISLQRTAQRLSSATH; translated from the exons ATGTTGCTGGTGGTGGATTCAAGCTTTCTGG ATATCAATTCAAGATTTATTTGTAAAGGACCAATACATAAAATGCTAAATAATTTGGCAGCAAGCTTTAACATTGGTTCCCAAAGTGAGAAGCAGAGTAGATCCCAGATATGTCCAGCATTCATTTTGAACCTAAACTGCCCAAAATCTTGCTATGATCTGACATTTGAACCATCAAAGACCTCTGTGGAGTTTAAG GATTGGGACTCTGTGCTTACTTTCATTGGGGATGCTGTTGGATGTCTCTGGAGTGGAAGTAAATCTGCTG ATTTGTCTGTGAAATGTGAAATTGGGAAAAAGAGGCGTAGGGCCTTGAATTCTATGGGTTCTCAGGGGACTTCTCCACAATCAAAGAAGGTAACTGAAGAGTGCAATAATTTCCACCCCAGCAGAGAGAATGAATCTCCATCACATTGCGGAGTAGTAATAAGCCTTGAATGCAGCAGTGGTCTATCTCCATTGCCCCATAATGTGTTCTCTTATGGGGACAATGATCTTCTTGGTctaaatagatccaacaaacaATTGAACTATACTTTTAGTTCAGGATGGAAGAGTGAATCTCCCAAGATTGGTGTTGGCACAAATAGGTTACTTACAGAccatatgaaatttaataagtCTCCTCAACTTGATGACAATTCAGATGTCGACGAGGATGTAAGAAAACCCTTTCTTCAGAGTTGTTTTTTACACAGAAGACTGGAACCTGGTGAAACATCTCTTGCTTCTGATGAAGGActtgagtttaaaattgaggatcACTCCAAGCAAAATGCATTTAGAGCTGATGATAGGGTTGTTGAAGaagttaataatattaacaaagtTATGAGTCCAAGGAATGTATGGGACAATGAACAAGCAGATGTTCTGAGCTTTTCCAAGACTACTATACAACATGATGTACAACACCAGCTAAATTTGTTGCTTGGAGATTCAGTAAATTCATCATTGAACCCTGAGCTTTCTTATGAAGAGGGGCTCTTTTTACCTGACGTCATCAAGCCATTTCAAAGATCTAATTCTTGCCTTTATTCTGATAGTTGCATTTCATCTCCTGTGCCATCAAATTATTTGACTGGGATACCATTCAAAAACATAGCTCACACCATTAGTGAAGATTTGGTTGCAACTTGTCTTGAGTATAAAGGTAATGTGAGATATGATTATTTGGccaacaaagaaagaaagaattggAGATATGACATCGACAAAATCTCAATTGATCCAGGAAAAGAGGAGTGCTTCTTTTCAAGCTCTAAGACACTTTCCTCTGATGTCAATGATTGTGGTGGTTCCAAGGAGAACAGTAGTGACTTCCAAGAACATGATCTGTATGATCCTTTCTCTCCAATGGAACTAAGTACTGACTTCCAAGATCATAATCAGAAGGATGTGTTCTCTCCAAATAGTTTCAATATTTTTACTGATTGCATAAACACTTGGGGTGAAGATGGTATTACAAATTGCTCTACTTCAAGGCACCACGCCTCTTCCATTGGTTTTGATTGCGACTCATGCACAAGGGTCCATCCTAGAAATCTAAGTAAAATGTTTGATCCCTCTAGGAGAGGTAGAAGAAGCAATTCAGCTCCTCCACTTTACAGAGGCAGGAAGAAGTTCCTTgccttgagtgattccttgacaATGACAACAGGAAAGGTTAATCTGCAGACCGTCCATCATTGCCCTGGTTTTCCAG GATCAAACAACATGAAGCAAATACTCCCTTCAGAAGTAAACGGTGTGAATAGTTCATTCTCAGATGACAT ACCTGATGTGAGGATCATGAAAGGTGATAAGGGGAAAGGCAACAACAAGTGCAACATTGATTCCTTTGAAG AGTTCATACCAAAGGAGATTCAAGATCCTCTAGATTCTGGAGAAAAATGGCAGAACAGCCATCCGCATCTTACA AGTGGAAGTAGATTACTTCATCCTAAGAATCAGGATGCTATACTTGATATAGCTTCTGGCATCTTGCACCTTGCTGGAGATTCATTAATCCCTCGTTCCTTGGACAAAAACTGCTTGGAGAGTGCCAAAGTTCTCCAACAAGTTGATAAGAAATTTATTCCCATTGTGGCCAGCAGAACACTTGCTTTGATTGACCAG CACGCTGCAGATGAGAGGATTCGTCTTGAAGAACTGCGACGGAAG GTCCTATCTGGGGAACTGAGGAGAACAAACTATCTTGATAGTGAGCAAGAACTG tTCATGCCTGAAATTGGCTTTCAATTGCTACATGATTATGCtgaacaaattcaaaattgggGTTGGATCTGCAATGTTCATAGTCAGGGTTCAAGATCTTTTACAAG GGATCTGAATATTATGCATAAGCAGCAGGCTATTGCCACACTTCTTGCG GTACCATGTATTTTAGGTGTTAATTTGTCCGATGTGGATCTTTTAGAATTTCTTCAGCAG CTTGCTGATACAGATGGATCGTCGACAGTACCGCCATCAGTGCATAGGGTTCTGAACAACAAAGCTTGCAGGG GTGCAATTATGTTTGGAGACGCTTTATTGCCTTCAGAGTGCTCCCTCATTGTTGAAGAGCTAAAGCAGACTTCACTATGTTTTCAA TGTGCTCATGGTCGACCAACAACTGTCCCACTTGTCAATCTCGATGCCTTAAGCGAGCAGATAGCAAAGATTACATCATGGAGCAGCAGTTCATGTGAGTCATGGCATGGTTTGCGTCGTCATGAAATTAGTTTACAGCGAACTGCACAGCGATTGAGCTCTGCTACACATTAA
- the LOC115998375 gene encoding uncharacterized protein LOC115998375 isoform X4 has protein sequence MLLVVDSSFLGIFLAPLIVFHGRPFNMSVSLSICMVPASFNIGSQSEKQSRSQICPAFILNLNCPKSCYDLTFEPSKTSVEFKDWDSVLTFIGDAVGCLWSGSKSADLSVKCEIGKKRRRALNSMGSQGTSPQSKKVTEECNNFHPSRENESPSHCGVVISLECSSGLSPLPHNVFSYGDNDLLGLNRSNKQLNYTFSSGWKSESPKIGVGTNRLLTDHMKFNKSPQLDDNSDVDEDVRKPFLQSCFLHRRLEPGETSLASDEGLEFKIEDHSKQNAFRADDRVVEEVNNINKVMSPRNVWDNEQADVLSFSKTTIQHDVQHQLNLLLGDSVNSSLNPELSYEEGLFLPDVIKPFQRSNSCLYSDSCISSPVPSNYLTGIPFKNIAHTISEDLVATCLEYKGNVRYDYLANKERKNWRYDIDKISIDPGKEECFFSSSKTLSSDVNDCGGSKENSSDFQEHDLYDPFSPMELSTDFQDHNQKDVFSPNSFNIFTDCINTWGEDGITNCSTSRHHASSIGFDCDSCTRVHPRNLSKMFDPSRRGRRSNSAPPLYRGRKKFLALSDSLTMTTGKVNLQTVHHCPGFPGSNNMKQILPSEVNGVNSSFSDDIPDVRIMKGDKGKGNNKCNIDSFEEFIPKEIQDPLDSGEKWQNSHPHLTSGSRLLHPKNQDAILDIASGILHLAGDSLIPRSLDKNCLESAKVLQQVDKKFIPIVASRTLALIDQHAADERIRLEELRRKVLSGELRRTNYLDSEQELFMPEIGFQLLHDYAEQIQNWGWICNVHSQGSRSFTRDLNIMHKQQAIATLLAVPCILGVNLSDVDLLEFLQQLADTDGSSTVPPSVHRVLNNKACRGAIMFGDALLPSECSLIVEELKQTSLCFQCAHGRPTTVPLVNLDALSEQIAKITSWSSSSCESWHGLRRHEISLQRTAQRLSSATH, from the exons ATGTTGCTGGTGGTGGATTCAAGCTTTCTGGGTATATTTCTGGCACCCCTGATAGTTTTTCATGGAAG GCCTTTCAATATGTCTGTATCCCTTTCTATATGTATGGTTCCTG CAAGCTTTAACATTGGTTCCCAAAGTGAGAAGCAGAGTAGATCCCAGATATGTCCAGCATTCATTTTGAACCTAAACTGCCCAAAATCTTGCTATGATCTGACATTTGAACCATCAAAGACCTCTGTGGAGTTTAAG GATTGGGACTCTGTGCTTACTTTCATTGGGGATGCTGTTGGATGTCTCTGGAGTGGAAGTAAATCTGCTG ATTTGTCTGTGAAATGTGAAATTGGGAAAAAGAGGCGTAGGGCCTTGAATTCTATGGGTTCTCAGGGGACTTCTCCACAATCAAAGAAGGTAACTGAAGAGTGCAATAATTTCCACCCCAGCAGAGAGAATGAATCTCCATCACATTGCGGAGTAGTAATAAGCCTTGAATGCAGCAGTGGTCTATCTCCATTGCCCCATAATGTGTTCTCTTATGGGGACAATGATCTTCTTGGTctaaatagatccaacaaacaATTGAACTATACTTTTAGTTCAGGATGGAAGAGTGAATCTCCCAAGATTGGTGTTGGCACAAATAGGTTACTTACAGAccatatgaaatttaataagtCTCCTCAACTTGATGACAATTCAGATGTCGACGAGGATGTAAGAAAACCCTTTCTTCAGAGTTGTTTTTTACACAGAAGACTGGAACCTGGTGAAACATCTCTTGCTTCTGATGAAGGActtgagtttaaaattgaggatcACTCCAAGCAAAATGCATTTAGAGCTGATGATAGGGTTGTTGAAGaagttaataatattaacaaagtTATGAGTCCAAGGAATGTATGGGACAATGAACAAGCAGATGTTCTGAGCTTTTCCAAGACTACTATACAACATGATGTACAACACCAGCTAAATTTGTTGCTTGGAGATTCAGTAAATTCATCATTGAACCCTGAGCTTTCTTATGAAGAGGGGCTCTTTTTACCTGACGTCATCAAGCCATTTCAAAGATCTAATTCTTGCCTTTATTCTGATAGTTGCATTTCATCTCCTGTGCCATCAAATTATTTGACTGGGATACCATTCAAAAACATAGCTCACACCATTAGTGAAGATTTGGTTGCAACTTGTCTTGAGTATAAAGGTAATGTGAGATATGATTATTTGGccaacaaagaaagaaagaattggAGATATGACATCGACAAAATCTCAATTGATCCAGGAAAAGAGGAGTGCTTCTTTTCAAGCTCTAAGACACTTTCCTCTGATGTCAATGATTGTGGTGGTTCCAAGGAGAACAGTAGTGACTTCCAAGAACATGATCTGTATGATCCTTTCTCTCCAATGGAACTAAGTACTGACTTCCAAGATCATAATCAGAAGGATGTGTTCTCTCCAAATAGTTTCAATATTTTTACTGATTGCATAAACACTTGGGGTGAAGATGGTATTACAAATTGCTCTACTTCAAGGCACCACGCCTCTTCCATTGGTTTTGATTGCGACTCATGCACAAGGGTCCATCCTAGAAATCTAAGTAAAATGTTTGATCCCTCTAGGAGAGGTAGAAGAAGCAATTCAGCTCCTCCACTTTACAGAGGCAGGAAGAAGTTCCTTgccttgagtgattccttgacaATGACAACAGGAAAGGTTAATCTGCAGACCGTCCATCATTGCCCTGGTTTTCCAG GATCAAACAACATGAAGCAAATACTCCCTTCAGAAGTAAACGGTGTGAATAGTTCATTCTCAGATGACAT ACCTGATGTGAGGATCATGAAAGGTGATAAGGGGAAAGGCAACAACAAGTGCAACATTGATTCCTTTGAAG AGTTCATACCAAAGGAGATTCAAGATCCTCTAGATTCTGGAGAAAAATGGCAGAACAGCCATCCGCATCTTACA AGTGGAAGTAGATTACTTCATCCTAAGAATCAGGATGCTATACTTGATATAGCTTCTGGCATCTTGCACCTTGCTGGAGATTCATTAATCCCTCGTTCCTTGGACAAAAACTGCTTGGAGAGTGCCAAAGTTCTCCAACAAGTTGATAAGAAATTTATTCCCATTGTGGCCAGCAGAACACTTGCTTTGATTGACCAG CACGCTGCAGATGAGAGGATTCGTCTTGAAGAACTGCGACGGAAG GTCCTATCTGGGGAACTGAGGAGAACAAACTATCTTGATAGTGAGCAAGAACTG tTCATGCCTGAAATTGGCTTTCAATTGCTACATGATTATGCtgaacaaattcaaaattgggGTTGGATCTGCAATGTTCATAGTCAGGGTTCAAGATCTTTTACAAG GGATCTGAATATTATGCATAAGCAGCAGGCTATTGCCACACTTCTTGCG GTACCATGTATTTTAGGTGTTAATTTGTCCGATGTGGATCTTTTAGAATTTCTTCAGCAG CTTGCTGATACAGATGGATCGTCGACAGTACCGCCATCAGTGCATAGGGTTCTGAACAACAAAGCTTGCAGGG GTGCAATTATGTTTGGAGACGCTTTATTGCCTTCAGAGTGCTCCCTCATTGTTGAAGAGCTAAAGCAGACTTCACTATGTTTTCAA TGTGCTCATGGTCGACCAACAACTGTCCCACTTGTCAATCTCGATGCCTTAAGCGAGCAGATAGCAAAGATTACATCATGGAGCAGCAGTTCATGTGAGTCATGGCATGGTTTGCGTCGTCATGAAATTAGTTTACAGCGAACTGCACAGCGATTGAGCTCTGCTACACATTAA
- the LOC115998375 gene encoding uncharacterized protein LOC115998375 isoform X5: MLLVVDSSFLGIFLAPLIVFHGRPFNMSVSLSISSFNIGSQSEKQSRSQICPAFILNLNCPKSCYDLTFEPSKTSVEFKDWDSVLTFIGDAVGCLWSGSKSADLSVKCEIGKKRRRALNSMGSQGTSPQSKKVTEECNNFHPSRENESPSHCGVVISLECSSGLSPLPHNVFSYGDNDLLGLNRSNKQLNYTFSSGWKSESPKIGVGTNRLLTDHMKFNKSPQLDDNSDVDEDVRKPFLQSCFLHRRLEPGETSLASDEGLEFKIEDHSKQNAFRADDRVVEEVNNINKVMSPRNVWDNEQADVLSFSKTTIQHDVQHQLNLLLGDSVNSSLNPELSYEEGLFLPDVIKPFQRSNSCLYSDSCISSPVPSNYLTGIPFKNIAHTISEDLVATCLEYKGNVRYDYLANKERKNWRYDIDKISIDPGKEECFFSSSKTLSSDVNDCGGSKENSSDFQEHDLYDPFSPMELSTDFQDHNQKDVFSPNSFNIFTDCINTWGEDGITNCSTSRHHASSIGFDCDSCTRVHPRNLSKMFDPSRRGRRSNSAPPLYRGRKKFLALSDSLTMTTGKVNLQTVHHCPGFPGSNNMKQILPSEVNGVNSSFSDDIPDVRIMKGDKGKGNNKCNIDSFEEFIPKEIQDPLDSGEKWQNSHPHLTSGSRLLHPKNQDAILDIASGILHLAGDSLIPRSLDKNCLESAKVLQQVDKKFIPIVASRTLALIDQHAADERIRLEELRRKVLSGELRRTNYLDSEQELFMPEIGFQLLHDYAEQIQNWGWICNVHSQGSRSFTRDLNIMHKQQAIATLLAVPCILGVNLSDVDLLEFLQQLADTDGSSTVPPSVHRVLNNKACRGAIMFGDALLPSECSLIVEELKQTSLCFQCAHGRPTTVPLVNLDALSEQIAKITSWSSSSCESWHGLRRHEISLQRTAQRLSSATH, translated from the exons ATGTTGCTGGTGGTGGATTCAAGCTTTCTGGGTATATTTCTGGCACCCCTGATAGTTTTTCATGGAAG GCCTTTCAATATGTCTGTATCCCTTTCTATAT CAAGCTTTAACATTGGTTCCCAAAGTGAGAAGCAGAGTAGATCCCAGATATGTCCAGCATTCATTTTGAACCTAAACTGCCCAAAATCTTGCTATGATCTGACATTTGAACCATCAAAGACCTCTGTGGAGTTTAAG GATTGGGACTCTGTGCTTACTTTCATTGGGGATGCTGTTGGATGTCTCTGGAGTGGAAGTAAATCTGCTG ATTTGTCTGTGAAATGTGAAATTGGGAAAAAGAGGCGTAGGGCCTTGAATTCTATGGGTTCTCAGGGGACTTCTCCACAATCAAAGAAGGTAACTGAAGAGTGCAATAATTTCCACCCCAGCAGAGAGAATGAATCTCCATCACATTGCGGAGTAGTAATAAGCCTTGAATGCAGCAGTGGTCTATCTCCATTGCCCCATAATGTGTTCTCTTATGGGGACAATGATCTTCTTGGTctaaatagatccaacaaacaATTGAACTATACTTTTAGTTCAGGATGGAAGAGTGAATCTCCCAAGATTGGTGTTGGCACAAATAGGTTACTTACAGAccatatgaaatttaataagtCTCCTCAACTTGATGACAATTCAGATGTCGACGAGGATGTAAGAAAACCCTTTCTTCAGAGTTGTTTTTTACACAGAAGACTGGAACCTGGTGAAACATCTCTTGCTTCTGATGAAGGActtgagtttaaaattgaggatcACTCCAAGCAAAATGCATTTAGAGCTGATGATAGGGTTGTTGAAGaagttaataatattaacaaagtTATGAGTCCAAGGAATGTATGGGACAATGAACAAGCAGATGTTCTGAGCTTTTCCAAGACTACTATACAACATGATGTACAACACCAGCTAAATTTGTTGCTTGGAGATTCAGTAAATTCATCATTGAACCCTGAGCTTTCTTATGAAGAGGGGCTCTTTTTACCTGACGTCATCAAGCCATTTCAAAGATCTAATTCTTGCCTTTATTCTGATAGTTGCATTTCATCTCCTGTGCCATCAAATTATTTGACTGGGATACCATTCAAAAACATAGCTCACACCATTAGTGAAGATTTGGTTGCAACTTGTCTTGAGTATAAAGGTAATGTGAGATATGATTATTTGGccaacaaagaaagaaagaattggAGATATGACATCGACAAAATCTCAATTGATCCAGGAAAAGAGGAGTGCTTCTTTTCAAGCTCTAAGACACTTTCCTCTGATGTCAATGATTGTGGTGGTTCCAAGGAGAACAGTAGTGACTTCCAAGAACATGATCTGTATGATCCTTTCTCTCCAATGGAACTAAGTACTGACTTCCAAGATCATAATCAGAAGGATGTGTTCTCTCCAAATAGTTTCAATATTTTTACTGATTGCATAAACACTTGGGGTGAAGATGGTATTACAAATTGCTCTACTTCAAGGCACCACGCCTCTTCCATTGGTTTTGATTGCGACTCATGCACAAGGGTCCATCCTAGAAATCTAAGTAAAATGTTTGATCCCTCTAGGAGAGGTAGAAGAAGCAATTCAGCTCCTCCACTTTACAGAGGCAGGAAGAAGTTCCTTgccttgagtgattccttgacaATGACAACAGGAAAGGTTAATCTGCAGACCGTCCATCATTGCCCTGGTTTTCCAG GATCAAACAACATGAAGCAAATACTCCCTTCAGAAGTAAACGGTGTGAATAGTTCATTCTCAGATGACAT ACCTGATGTGAGGATCATGAAAGGTGATAAGGGGAAAGGCAACAACAAGTGCAACATTGATTCCTTTGAAG AGTTCATACCAAAGGAGATTCAAGATCCTCTAGATTCTGGAGAAAAATGGCAGAACAGCCATCCGCATCTTACA AGTGGAAGTAGATTACTTCATCCTAAGAATCAGGATGCTATACTTGATATAGCTTCTGGCATCTTGCACCTTGCTGGAGATTCATTAATCCCTCGTTCCTTGGACAAAAACTGCTTGGAGAGTGCCAAAGTTCTCCAACAAGTTGATAAGAAATTTATTCCCATTGTGGCCAGCAGAACACTTGCTTTGATTGACCAG CACGCTGCAGATGAGAGGATTCGTCTTGAAGAACTGCGACGGAAG GTCCTATCTGGGGAACTGAGGAGAACAAACTATCTTGATAGTGAGCAAGAACTG tTCATGCCTGAAATTGGCTTTCAATTGCTACATGATTATGCtgaacaaattcaaaattgggGTTGGATCTGCAATGTTCATAGTCAGGGTTCAAGATCTTTTACAAG GGATCTGAATATTATGCATAAGCAGCAGGCTATTGCCACACTTCTTGCG GTACCATGTATTTTAGGTGTTAATTTGTCCGATGTGGATCTTTTAGAATTTCTTCAGCAG CTTGCTGATACAGATGGATCGTCGACAGTACCGCCATCAGTGCATAGGGTTCTGAACAACAAAGCTTGCAGGG GTGCAATTATGTTTGGAGACGCTTTATTGCCTTCAGAGTGCTCCCTCATTGTTGAAGAGCTAAAGCAGACTTCACTATGTTTTCAA TGTGCTCATGGTCGACCAACAACTGTCCCACTTGTCAATCTCGATGCCTTAAGCGAGCAGATAGCAAAGATTACATCATGGAGCAGCAGTTCATGTGAGTCATGGCATGGTTTGCGTCGTCATGAAATTAGTTTACAGCGAACTGCACAGCGATTGAGCTCTGCTACACATTAA